A region from the Verrucomicrobiia bacterium genome encodes:
- a CDS encoding alpha/beta hydrolase family protein codes for MRKTLVRGRMNPFPLLVSCAVLCFPARPLRAQAASPRNEADDPAFGAYFRQETALLSRRCLAGISSLQDWQTRRAELRRQLQEMLGLWPLPERTELHPVITGQLEEEEFTVEKLYFQASPHLYVTANLYLPKHLSKPGPAILYVCGHSRVVTNGVSCGCKAYYQHHGAWFARNGYVCLMIDTLQLGEIQGIHHGTYNLGQWWWNARGYTPAGVEAWFAIRALDYLCTRPEVDPERIGMTGRSGGGSYTWTVSALDERVKVAAPVAGMTDLQNQVVDGAVEGHCDCMFFVNTYRWDFPQLAALIAPRPLLIANSDKDTLFPLDGVVRLYFQTRRIYQLYGQTNKLGLLITDGPHADTQDLQLPVFRWFNRYLKGQDPLIEMAAKRFFSPEQLRVFDQLPPDEINTKIQEYFVAQAQPPASPAGSPERRRWEANCLATLRQKTFGGWPAEPPPATISLTDDRKADGVRIRRYIVSPQPGIERPLVVVNDVRVRKPQLIILQVLDSSDWTNSPERALWQTSSSPVDCVPLRRRMEAQRAALAFFAPRGIEPTPWAADSKTAIQIRRRFMLLGQTLDGMRVWDIRCAARSLRSLAPYRDAVITAQASGPMAVNSAYAALFEPDLTELELGDVPKSHRDGPDYLNVLKTWDIQQALDVLGPRLHFN; via the coding sequence CCCGGCCGCTCCGGGCCCAGGCAGCGTCTCCACGCAATGAGGCCGATGATCCGGCCTTTGGCGCGTACTTCCGCCAGGAAACGGCCCTGCTCTCCAGGCGATGTCTGGCCGGGATATCGTCTCTGCAGGACTGGCAAACGCGCCGCGCGGAATTGCGGCGTCAACTCCAGGAAATGCTCGGCCTGTGGCCGCTGCCTGAGCGGACCGAGTTGCATCCGGTGATCACAGGCCAGCTCGAAGAGGAGGAGTTCACGGTCGAGAAACTGTACTTCCAGGCTTCGCCGCATTTGTATGTCACCGCCAACTTGTATCTCCCCAAACACCTGTCCAAGCCTGGGCCGGCTATTCTGTACGTCTGCGGCCACAGCCGGGTGGTGACCAATGGGGTCAGTTGCGGTTGCAAGGCCTATTATCAGCACCACGGCGCCTGGTTCGCGCGCAATGGGTATGTCTGCCTGATGATCGATACGCTCCAACTGGGCGAGATCCAGGGAATCCATCATGGGACCTACAACCTGGGCCAGTGGTGGTGGAATGCGCGCGGATACACCCCTGCCGGGGTCGAGGCCTGGTTTGCCATCCGGGCCTTGGATTATCTTTGCACCCGGCCCGAAGTGGACCCCGAGCGCATCGGCATGACAGGCCGCTCGGGCGGCGGCTCCTATACCTGGACGGTATCCGCCTTGGATGAGCGGGTGAAGGTGGCCGCCCCTGTAGCCGGAATGACTGACCTCCAGAACCAGGTGGTGGATGGCGCGGTCGAAGGCCACTGCGATTGCATGTTCTTCGTGAACACCTATCGCTGGGATTTCCCGCAATTGGCTGCCCTCATCGCCCCCAGGCCGCTCCTGATCGCCAACTCGGACAAAGACACCCTCTTCCCCCTGGACGGCGTGGTGCGGCTCTACTTCCAGACTCGGCGCATTTACCAGCTCTACGGCCAGACCAACAAGCTGGGCTTGCTCATCACAGACGGCCCGCATGCTGACACCCAGGACCTTCAACTGCCGGTCTTTCGCTGGTTCAATCGTTATCTCAAAGGCCAGGACCCGCTCATCGAAATGGCTGCAAAGCGCTTCTTTTCGCCCGAGCAACTCCGGGTCTTCGACCAGTTGCCTCCTGATGAGATCAACACCAAAATCCAGGAATACTTCGTAGCCCAGGCCCAGCCGCCCGCTTCCCCGGCCGGGTCTCCAGAGCGCCGGCGCTGGGAGGCCAATTGCCTGGCCACATTGCGCCAGAAAACATTCGGCGGCTGGCCGGCCGAGCCGCCGCCGGCCACGATTTCTTTGACAGACGACCGGAAGGCGGATGGAGTGCGCATTCGACGCTACATCGTCTCTCCCCAACCGGGGATCGAGCGGCCGCTGGTGGTTGTGAACGATGTGAGGGTCCGAAAACCACAACTCATCATTCTGCAAGTGTTGGATAGCTCTGACTGGACCAACTCACCCGAAAGGGCCCTCTGGCAAACCTCAAGTTCGCCCGTGGATTGTGTCCCGTTGCGCCGGCGTATGGAAGCTCAGCGGGCCGCCCTGGCTTTCTTTGCTCCGCGCGGCATCGAGCCCACTCCTTGGGCAGCCGACTCAAAAACCGCAATCCAGATACGCCGGCGGTTTATGTTGCTGGGCCAAACATTGGACGGGATGCGCGTTTGGGATATCCGTTGCGCGGCCAGGTCGCTGAGGTCCCTCGCACCATACCGTGATGCGGTGATTACCGCACAGGCTTCCGGGCCAATGGCGGTTAACAGCGCCTACGCCGCGTTGTTCGAGCCAGACCTCACGGAATTGGAGCTGGGTGACGTGCCAAAATCGCACCGAGATGGGCCCGACTACCTCAACGTCCTCAAGACGTGGGATATCCAGCAGGCGCTGGACGTCCTGGGCCCGCGACTGCACTTCAATTGA